The proteins below come from a single Yamadazyma tenuis chromosome 5, complete sequence genomic window:
- a CDS encoding alpha galactosidase (EggNog:ENOG503NU7B; COG:G) — MGWNSWNKYGCNINESVIISAAETMNQLGLLQYGYEYIVMDDCYQLKERDSETGKIVVDPQRFPNGIKYLSDRVHQLGFKFGMYSSAGKFTCGRYPGSLGYEELDAQTFADWGVDYLKYDNCFNEGMSGNEKISSDRYLKMSQALNATGRTIFYSLCQWGEDNVWNWGTTLSNSWRVTGDIYDSFNRYDDRCPCESFDCAGIQGNSCSMVNIFEKAIPLAQKSGPFEGWNDLDSLEVGNGGMTTNEYKAHFTLWAILKSPLVLGNDLPRMSQTDFAIITNKDIIAINQDFSSPAVRVWKRAVKGGHLSLLVNKLADPYVFTVTLFNSGDRKERLEVKFSDIFFDHPGFQESSFTARDLWTNETMDVKQRFFTAVNKHSVKIEISKFELLDLSKIRYSEPSEKLPEPSEKLPEPSEYKLPTLMYYMSDREKFQDFPNYDSDFPEGGTFNTTLKEPGSLDSSRYVNSFLSTDKTSSNFQLRLEAPQTGKYCVFMHSPETIGFEAPIEIRHEYGYLEFSHYQEYLQDRRAYFALLALVIVCMVDMTVFAGFKLSKPSKLSIITRSVVALILLPYLFLQGTSLIFDSWLNIQDNGNSGLVFVSKEFIQWLKKSFLIVTDFYVLVFCLGYGTIYYHIPTKKYQQLSLTDVKVGLAIMVARLFMFFIDASADAYSMAVHTKILDDYPDLYENDHIGTLLGYSYDLIRILGECSILLSIIYALRTRKSFFEFIPDVSMKEKYGVRNIKIMRLFIATVLIVWLLPLLLHVYNDMAINRLHNKFYPRPAKGSHFHIDFYDSTRAKRWMLDIAIAKVETWTKAAGRLTFTILFYVFWVRPNRGLVSDEVEYSPLA; from the exons TTGCAGTATGGTTACGAATATATCGTCATGGATGACTGCTACcagttgaaggaaagaGACTCAGAAACTGGGAAAATCGTCGTAGATCCACAAAGGTTTCCCAATGGTATCAAATACTTATCCGACAGAGTCCATCAATTGGGGTTTAAATTTGGCATGTACTCTTCCGCTGGCAAATTTACCTGTGGACGGTACCCTGGGTCTTTAGGTTATGAGGAACTCGATGCACAAACTTTTGCAGACTGGGGAGTGGACTACCTCAAGTATGACAATTGTTTCAATGAAGGCATGAGTGGTAACGAAAAAATTAGTTCTGACCggtacttgaagatgtcaCAAGCACTCAATGCTACTGGCAGAACCATCTTCTATTCTTTGTGTCAATGGGGTGAAGATAATGTATGGAACTGGGGAACAACCTTATCAAATTCCTGGCGTGTCACTGGAGATATCTATGATAGTTTCAACCGCTACGACGATCGGTGTCCTTGTGAGCTGTTTGACTGTGCAGGGATCCAAGGAAATCTGTGCTCCATGGTGAATATCTTTGAAAAAGCCATTCCGCTCGCTCAGAAATCTGGACCGTTTGAAGGGTGGAATGATCTCGACAGTTTGGAAGTCGGCAATGGTGGAATGACCACAAACGAATATAAAGCCCATTTCACGCTTTGGGCTattttgaaaagtccatTGGTATTGGGAAACGATCTTCCACGAATGTCGCAGACAGATTTTGcaatcatcaccaacaaggaTATTATTGCCATAAATCAGGATTTCTCGAGTCCTGCCGTGCGGGTGTGGAAAAGGGCTGTCAAGGGTGGGCATTTACTGCTTTTGGTGAATAAATTAGCTGACCCGTACGTCTTTACTGTAACGTTGTTCAATAGCGGAGATAGAAAGGAAAGGTTGGAGGTCAAATTCTCGGATATTTTTTTTGACCACCCAGGCTTCCAGGAGTCCTCCTTTACTGCCAGAGACCTTTGGACAAACGAGACGATGGACGTCAAACAGCGGTTTTTTACGGCTGTGAACAAACACAGTGTGAAG ATTGAAATCCTGAAGTTTGAACTCTTAGATCTTTCTAAAATAAGATATAGTGAACCATCGGAGAAACTTCCTGAACCGTCGGAGAAACTTCCTGAACCATCGGAATATAAGTTGCCAACATTAATGTACTATATGAGTGATAGAGAAaagtttcaagatttccCTAATTATGATTCTGATTTTCCTGAAGGTGGTACATTTAATACCACACTTAAAGAGCCCGGGTCTCTTGACAGCAGCAGATATGTCAACTCCTTCTTAAGTACTGACAAAACGTCAAGTAATTTTCAACTTCGTCTTGAAGCTCCTCAAACTGGTAAGTACTGTGTATTTATGCACAGTCCAGAGACAATAGGCTTCGAAGCCCCCATTGAAATTCGTCACGAATACGGGTATTTGGAATTTAGTCATTATCAAGaatatttacaagataGGAGGGCATACTTTGCTTTATTGGCTTTAGTGATTGTGTGTATGGTCGACATGACGGTTTTCGCAGGCTTTAAGCTATCAAAACCAAGCAAGCTCTCGATTATCACCAGGTCAGTGGTTGCATTGATTCTTCTCCCATACTTGTTCCTCCAGGGTACCTCGTTGATTTTTGATTCCTGGTTAAATATCCAGGACAACGGAAACTCGGGATTGGTATTTGTCTCCAAAGAATTTATTCAATGGCTTAAAAAGAGCTTTCTCATAGTCACTGACTTCTACGTTCTTGTGTTCTGTTTAGGATATGGTACTATCTATTACCATATACCTACTAAAAAATATCAACAATTACTGTTAACTGATGTCAAAGTTGGCCTTGCAATAATGGTGGCTAGGCTTTTCATGTTCTTTATTGATGCCAGTGCAGATGCCTACTCAATGGCAGTTCACACCAAAATCTTGGATGATTATCCCGACTTATATGAGAATGATCATATCGGTACATTATTAGGATACTCGTATGATTTAATCCGGATTCTCGGTGAATGCAGCATATTGCTAAGCATTATTTACGCCTTGAGAACCAGAAAAAGCTTCTTCGAATTCATTCCAGATGTGTCTATGAAAGAGAAGTACGGAGTCAGAAACATAAAGATCATGAGATTATTCATTGCTACTGTTTTAATAGTGTGGTTGCTTCCATTATTGTTGCATGTCTATAATGATATGGCAATCAATCGTCTTCATAATAAGTTCTACCCAAGGCCTGCAAAAGGAAGCCATTTTCATATAGACTTTTATGACAGTACCCGTGCTAAACGATGGATGTTGGACATTGCTATTGCCAAAGTTGAAACATGGACAAAGGCAGCTGGAAGGTTAACCTTCACGATTCTTTTCTACGTATTCTGGGTTAGGCCCAATAGAGGATTAGTGTCCGATGAAGTTGAGTATAGTCCACTTGCGTAG